A part of Kitasatospora acidiphila genomic DNA contains:
- a CDS encoding TetR/AcrR family transcriptional regulator → MVANAESGAHGTGAQAGRGRLTRPRVLAAAIDLADRQGLAALTMRRLAAELGVEPMALYRYASGKEALLDGMVEAFYGEVMDRLGPVRPGDWRSEVHRIAGVFCAVADVHPNVFPLVVSRPLAVPVSRRPAPMLRLNERMLGLITGAGYDDRTTLRLYRALVGWVLGYLLVEKRPVVDNPAEPDPLLRLGLHRLPAAEYPRLRATVPLQADHDAQAELTAGLDLLLDQLSPPKPVQKARKVANKAVRKVAERAAERAEKKADKKVGGEVGKKVERRGRSAK, encoded by the coding sequence ATGGTGGCGAATGCGGAGAGCGGGGCGCACGGGACCGGAGCGCAGGCCGGGCGCGGGCGCCTGACCAGGCCGCGCGTGCTGGCCGCCGCGATCGACCTGGCGGACCGTCAGGGGCTGGCCGCGCTGACCATGCGCCGGCTGGCCGCCGAGCTGGGTGTGGAACCAATGGCGCTCTACCGCTACGCCTCCGGCAAGGAGGCCCTGCTCGACGGCATGGTGGAGGCCTTCTACGGCGAGGTCATGGACCGGCTCGGCCCGGTGCGGCCGGGGGACTGGCGGAGCGAGGTGCACCGGATCGCCGGGGTCTTCTGCGCGGTGGCCGACGTGCATCCGAACGTCTTCCCGCTGGTGGTCTCCCGGCCGCTCGCCGTACCGGTCTCCCGACGCCCCGCGCCGATGCTGCGGCTGAACGAACGCATGCTCGGCCTGATCACCGGTGCCGGGTATGACGATCGCACCACGCTGCGGCTGTACCGCGCACTGGTCGGCTGGGTCCTCGGCTACCTGCTGGTCGAGAAGCGCCCGGTGGTGGACAACCCGGCCGAGCCCGACCCGCTGCTCCGCCTCGGTCTGCACCGGCTCCCGGCCGCCGAGTACCCGCGCCTGCGTGCCACCGTTCCCCTGCAAGCCGACCATGACGCCCAGGCCGAACTGACGGCCGGTCTGGACCTGCTGCTCGATCAGCTGTCCCCGCCGAAGCCGGTGCAGAAAGCCCGGAAGGTGGCGAATAAGGCTGTGAGGAAGGTGGCGGAGAGGGCGGCCGAGCGGGCGGAGAAAAAGGCCGATAAGAAGGTCGGCGGGGAGGTCGGTAAGAAGGTCGAGAGGAGGGGGCGATCGGCGAAGTAG